A DNA window from Haloactinospora alba contains the following coding sequences:
- a CDS encoding cation:proton antiporter domain-containing protein, with protein sequence MLLAAGESPSYLGPVVALLVAAGVIGYLSVRVRVVPIVGFLLAGVLIGPHQLGLVSETSTVTAAADIGVILLLFTIGVEFSLARLASIKKLVLLGGGVQVLLTTALTAALVAASGADWRTAVFTGFLVALSSTAIVLKVLSASGRTTQPVGQSSVGALVFQDLAVVLMVLVVPLLGTGSAGGGGPWELLRALGTATVVLAVVLVVARRVMPPVLERVARTCSPEVFLLTVVAIGLGTAYVTSLAGVSVALGAFLAGLVVSESRHSAHALGEILPLQIVFSAVFFVSIGMLLDLRELGRLWWLVLLLALAVVVVKVVGSLAALTVVRIGAPAAVSGSLLLAQIGEFSFVLQRSGDEAGLTPAGLGADGEQVLIAVTVVLMVATPALAAAGDRISRWLLARRPAGTERGSRQGAGEETGDRTGGVLISGWGPVADGLARTLASRGVPVSVTTLSPDHAAEVQAQGHTVVRGDPARENVLTEAGLHTARLVVVCENDTEECARIATVVRQLAPAVPSVLRPRDEADATTLAATGADHVIDTPRAVTRPLTSVVLRRLDMAEPDGPYPAPSVVVDFVPQTGTECPHVTDIQPVLPTSTGCVACLRAGRDDWVHLRVCLRCGHVGCCDSSPGRHASGHADAAAHPVAASAEPGETWAWCFLDHTRIPRKEA encoded by the coding sequence ATGCTGCTGGCTGCGGGGGAGAGCCCGTCGTATCTCGGGCCGGTCGTCGCGCTGCTGGTCGCCGCGGGGGTGATCGGCTACCTCAGCGTCCGGGTGCGGGTCGTGCCGATCGTGGGGTTCCTGCTGGCCGGGGTGCTCATCGGCCCGCACCAGCTGGGCCTGGTCTCCGAAACCAGCACGGTGACCGCAGCCGCGGACATCGGTGTCATACTGCTGCTCTTCACCATCGGTGTGGAGTTCTCACTGGCCCGGCTCGCCTCGATCAAGAAACTGGTTCTCCTCGGCGGCGGGGTCCAGGTGCTGCTCACCACCGCGCTCACCGCCGCTCTGGTGGCCGCGTCCGGGGCGGACTGGCGCACCGCTGTGTTCACGGGGTTCCTGGTGGCCCTGTCGTCGACGGCGATCGTGCTCAAGGTGCTCTCGGCGTCGGGACGCACCACCCAGCCGGTGGGGCAGTCCTCGGTGGGAGCACTGGTTTTTCAGGACCTTGCCGTGGTGCTGATGGTCCTCGTGGTTCCCCTCCTCGGCACCGGATCGGCCGGTGGTGGCGGACCGTGGGAGCTGTTGCGCGCGCTGGGGACCGCCACTGTCGTGCTCGCCGTCGTGCTGGTGGTCGCTCGCAGGGTCATGCCGCCAGTATTGGAACGCGTCGCCCGCACCTGTTCACCCGAGGTGTTCCTGCTGACCGTCGTCGCGATCGGTCTGGGAACGGCCTACGTCACCTCGCTGGCAGGGGTCAGTGTCGCGCTGGGTGCCTTCCTGGCGGGGCTGGTGGTCAGCGAGTCCCGGCACAGCGCTCACGCCCTCGGCGAGATCCTTCCGCTGCAGATCGTCTTCAGCGCGGTCTTCTTCGTCTCCATCGGTATGCTGCTCGACCTCCGGGAGCTGGGCCGGTTGTGGTGGCTTGTCCTGCTGCTCGCACTGGCTGTGGTCGTGGTCAAGGTCGTCGGCTCGCTGGCGGCGCTGACCGTGGTACGGATCGGCGCGCCGGCCGCGGTGTCCGGTTCCCTGCTGCTGGCACAGATCGGGGAGTTCTCGTTCGTGCTGCAACGATCCGGCGACGAGGCCGGGTTGACCCCCGCTGGTCTGGGTGCCGACGGGGAACAGGTGCTCATCGCGGTCACGGTGGTGCTGATGGTCGCCACCCCCGCTCTGGCCGCGGCCGGCGACCGGATCAGCCGCTGGCTGCTGGCCCGCCGCCCTGCCGGAACCGAGCGCGGGTCGCGGCAGGGAGCAGGAGAGGAAACCGGCGACCGGACGGGCGGTGTGCTCATCTCCGGATGGGGGCCGGTCGCTGACGGGCTGGCCCGAACACTGGCGAGCCGCGGAGTGCCGGTCAGTGTGACCACGCTCAGCCCCGACCACGCGGCCGAGGTACAGGCCCAGGGGCACACCGTGGTCCGCGGCGACCCGGCCAGGGAGAACGTGCTGACCGAGGCGGGTCTGCACACGGCCCGCCTGGTGGTGGTCTGCGAGAACGACACCGAGGAGTGCGCCCGCATCGCGACCGTGGTCCGCCAGCTCGCGCCGGCGGTGCCGAGCGTGCTGCGCCCGCGCGACGAGGCCGACGCGACGACGCTGGCCGCTACCGGAGCCGACCACGTCATCGACACGCCCCGAGCCGTCACCCGGCCGCTCACCAGTGTGGTGCTGCGACGTCTGGACATGGCCGAACCGGACGGTCCCTATCCCGCCCCCAGCGTCGTCGTCGACTTCGTCCCGCAGACTGGCACGGAGTGCCCGCACGTTACCGACATCCAGCCGGTGCTACCCACCAGCACCGGATGTGTCGCGTGCCTGCGCGCGGGCCGCGACGACTGGGTGCACCTTCGCGTGTGCCTGCGCTGCGGACACGTCGGCTGCTGCGACTCCTCACCGGGGCGGCACGCCTCAGGGCACGCCGACGCCGCCGCCCACCCGGTCGCGGCCTCGGCGGAACCCGGGGAAACCTGGGCGTGGTGCTTCCTCGACCACACCCGGATCCCGCGCAAGGAAGCCTGA
- a CDS encoding LLM class flavin-dependent oxidoreductase, which translates to MQFGVFTVGDVTPDPTTGREPTEHERITSMMAIARKAEEVGLDVFATGEHHNPPFVPSSPTTMLGYVAAQTERLILSTSTTLITTNDPVKIAEDYAMLQHLSGGRVDLMMGRGNQGPVYPWFGQDIRQGIPLALENYHLLHRLWREDVVDWEGKFRTPLQGFTSTPRPLEGVPPFVWHGSIRSPEIAEQAAYYGDGFFHNHIFWPKQHTQRMVQLYRRRFEHYGHGSADQAIVGLGGQVFMRRNSQDAVAEFRPYFDNAPVYGGGPSLEDFMEQTPLTVGSPQQVIDRTLSFRDYVGDYQRQLFLIDHAGLPLKTVLEQLDILGEEVVPVLRREFDARKPAHVPEAPTHASLRAAREQTTEVTTT; encoded by the coding sequence ATGCAGTTCGGAGTTTTCACTGTCGGGGACGTCACCCCGGACCCGACGACGGGGCGGGAGCCGACCGAGCACGAGCGGATCACGTCGATGATGGCGATCGCCCGCAAGGCGGAGGAGGTCGGGCTGGACGTGTTCGCCACGGGGGAGCACCACAACCCGCCGTTCGTCCCGTCCTCGCCGACGACGATGCTCGGTTACGTGGCGGCACAGACCGAGCGGTTGATCCTGTCGACCTCGACGACACTGATCACGACGAACGATCCCGTCAAGATCGCCGAGGACTACGCGATGCTGCAGCACCTGTCCGGCGGACGGGTGGACCTGATGATGGGACGCGGGAACCAGGGGCCGGTGTACCCGTGGTTCGGCCAGGACATCCGCCAGGGCATCCCACTGGCACTCGAGAACTACCACCTGCTGCACCGGCTGTGGCGGGAGGACGTCGTGGACTGGGAGGGCAAGTTCCGCACCCCGCTGCAGGGCTTCACCTCCACACCACGCCCGCTGGAGGGCGTGCCACCGTTCGTGTGGCACGGTTCGATCCGCAGCCCGGAGATCGCCGAGCAGGCCGCTTACTACGGCGACGGGTTCTTCCACAACCACATCTTCTGGCCCAAGCAGCACACCCAGCGGATGGTGCAGCTGTACCGCAGGCGCTTCGAACACTACGGGCACGGCAGCGCTGACCAGGCCATCGTCGGTCTGGGCGGCCAGGTGTTCATGCGGAGGAACTCGCAGGACGCCGTCGCCGAGTTCCGGCCCTACTTCGACAACGCACCGGTCTACGGCGGCGGACCCTCCCTGGAGGACTTCATGGAACAGACACCGCTGACCGTCGGTTCACCCCAACAGGTGATCGACCGCACGCTGTCCTTCCGCGACTACGTCGGCGACTACCAGCGCCAACTGTTCCTCATCGACCATGCCGGCCTGCCCCTGAAGACCGTCCTGGAACAGCTCGACATCCTCGGCGAGGAGGTCGTCCCCGTGCTGCGCCGGGAGTTCGACGCCCGCAAACCCGCCCACGTACCCGAGGCACCCACCCACGCGTCGCTGCGCGCGGCGAGGGAACAGACGACGGAGGTAACCACGACATGA
- a CDS encoding FMN reductase, whose translation MTRVLAVSAGLSQPSSTRLLADRLATATRTELGTDAEVEVVELREYAHDITDHMLSGFPNDRLRPVLEQVDAADGLILATPTFTASYSGLFKSFMDIVDPESLQGKPALLAATGGTERHSLVLEHALRPLLAYLRAVVVPTAVYAASSDWGNDSYLNERVTRAAGELAAEVRQRPAQSRPDPFTDPVPFEELFNGTTAR comes from the coding sequence ATGACCCGCGTCCTGGCAGTCTCGGCCGGACTCTCGCAGCCTTCCAGCACCCGGCTGCTGGCCGACCGCCTGGCCACGGCCACCCGCACGGAGCTGGGAACCGACGCCGAGGTCGAGGTCGTGGAGCTGCGCGAGTACGCCCACGACATCACCGACCACATGCTGAGCGGATTCCCGAACGACCGCCTGCGGCCGGTGCTCGAACAGGTCGACGCGGCCGACGGCCTGATCCTGGCGACACCGACGTTCACCGCTTCCTACAGCGGCCTGTTCAAGTCCTTCATGGACATCGTGGACCCCGAGTCGCTGCAGGGGAAACCGGCACTGCTCGCCGCCACCGGCGGAACCGAGCGGCACTCGCTGGTGCTCGAGCACGCCCTGCGCCCGCTGCTGGCGTACCTGCGTGCCGTGGTGGTACCGACAGCGGTGTACGCGGCCAGCTCCGACTGGGGGAACGACTCCTACCTCAACGAGCGCGTCACCCGCGCCGCGGGTGAGCTCGCCGCCGAGGTGAGGCAGCGGCCGGCGCAGTCCCGCCCGGACCCGTTCACCGACCCGGTGCCTTTCGAGGAGCTGTTCAACGGCACCACGGCGCGGTGA
- a CDS encoding pirin family protein, whose protein sequence is MSNVEDHPAEQTVCSADAGVRSEPGCELLRPREVPLGGARAMRVRRTLPNRDRRMVGAWCFADSYGPSDITGQAGMQVPPHPHTGLQTVSWLLEGEVLHQDSLGSRRMVHPGELPLMTAGSGIAHSEQSPPDHAATLYGAQLWTALPEHTRAVAPGFEFHADLPRHESPQGTITVIMGELDGAASPATTHTPLVGAAFSLAPDADMTAPLEPDFEHAVLALSQGVTVEDVAVPAGAMLYLGRGRSRVSLSAGTRAQALLLGGEPFEEDLVMWWNFVGRSHEDIVEARETWEREHDTDTRGRRFGPVTGYDGPALPAPALPNTRLRARGRYRPR, encoded by the coding sequence ATGAGTAACGTCGAGGACCATCCCGCCGAGCAGACGGTGTGTTCGGCGGACGCAGGGGTGCGCAGCGAACCCGGGTGCGAGCTGTTGCGTCCTCGCGAGGTGCCCCTGGGCGGGGCGCGGGCGATGCGGGTGCGCCGGACATTGCCCAACCGGGACCGGCGGATGGTGGGAGCGTGGTGTTTCGCCGACTCCTACGGCCCCAGCGACATCACCGGCCAGGCCGGGATGCAGGTACCACCGCACCCGCACACCGGTCTGCAAACGGTGAGTTGGCTGCTCGAGGGCGAGGTCCTGCACCAGGACAGCCTCGGCAGCCGACGGATGGTCCACCCGGGCGAACTGCCACTGATGACCGCCGGCTCCGGGATCGCGCACTCCGAGCAGTCCCCACCGGACCACGCGGCCACGCTTTACGGCGCGCAACTGTGGACAGCACTGCCCGAGCACACCCGCGCGGTAGCGCCCGGCTTCGAGTTCCACGCCGACCTGCCCCGCCACGAGAGCCCGCAGGGCACGATCACAGTGATCATGGGCGAGCTGGACGGCGCGGCCTCACCGGCCACCACCCACACACCCCTGGTCGGCGCGGCTTTCTCACTCGCACCGGACGCGGACATGACGGCGCCACTGGAACCGGACTTCGAGCACGCGGTGCTCGCGCTCTCGCAGGGCGTCACCGTGGAGGACGTCGCGGTGCCCGCGGGAGCGATGCTGTACCTCGGGCGCGGCCGGTCCCGGGTGTCGCTGTCGGCCGGAACCCGGGCGCAAGCGCTGCTGCTCGGCGGTGAACCGTTCGAGGAGGACCTGGTCATGTGGTGGAACTTCGTCGGACGCAGCCACGAGGACATCGTCGAGGCACGCGAGACCTGGGAACGCGAGCACGACACCGACACGCGGGGACGACGCTTCGGTCCCGTGACTGGATACGACGGGCCGGCCCTGCCCGCGCCCGCGCTGCCCAACACCCGGCTCAGAGCCCGGGGCCGCTACCGCCCCCGCTGA
- a CDS encoding HAD family hydrolase, producing the protein MRFVPRRRVLAAGIACSALVGTLSAASSAAADPDRASLEQWPGDQGHQLERMITRFSDKGEYATFDADNTIWKNDLEESLIPFLEMKGVLTRENIDPALKLVDFEEGESLSAYYNRLCEAGTPTCYAWAAQVFSGLSLGEAKDYVDELMEREEPIPTNEWEGGELVDTTVKPPEIYPAQRELITTLREHGISVYVVTAAHQELASMVVSDPQYGLDVPESQVIGVQTLLENPETGELGTGTDLREDGTEVTDAFEFTSSLSTPATWQSGKAGAIQERIDPVQRPVLAAGDSDYTDEHMLFYADAQHGGLRLFVDRDADYTAGIREEADSRAQRQKELNQPPKADEGWLFATPEELGVAD; encoded by the coding sequence ATGCGCTTCGTTCCACGCCGGCGCGTCCTCGCCGCCGGGATCGCCTGCAGTGCCCTGGTCGGGACGCTGTCGGCCGCCTCCAGCGCCGCGGCCGACCCCGACCGGGCCTCACTGGAGCAGTGGCCCGGCGACCAGGGGCACCAGCTCGAACGGATGATCACCAGGTTCAGCGACAAGGGCGAGTACGCGACGTTCGACGCCGACAACACCATCTGGAAGAACGACCTCGAGGAGTCCCTCATCCCCTTCCTGGAGATGAAGGGGGTACTCACCCGGGAGAACATCGACCCCGCCCTGAAACTCGTCGACTTCGAGGAGGGCGAGAGCCTGTCGGCCTACTACAACCGGTTGTGCGAGGCCGGCACCCCGACCTGCTACGCTTGGGCCGCCCAGGTGTTCTCCGGGCTCTCCCTCGGTGAGGCGAAGGACTACGTCGACGAGCTGATGGAGCGCGAGGAGCCCATCCCCACCAACGAGTGGGAGGGCGGTGAACTGGTCGACACGACCGTGAAGCCGCCGGAGATCTACCCCGCCCAGCGGGAGCTCATCACGACCCTGCGTGAGCACGGCATCAGCGTCTACGTGGTCACCGCCGCCCACCAGGAGCTGGCGAGCATGGTCGTCTCCGACCCCCAGTACGGCCTGGACGTTCCCGAGTCGCAGGTCATCGGGGTACAGACCCTGTTGGAGAACCCGGAGACCGGTGAGTTGGGCACGGGCACCGACCTGCGGGAGGACGGCACCGAGGTCACCGACGCGTTCGAGTTCACCTCGTCGCTGTCCACCCCGGCGACGTGGCAGTCCGGCAAGGCGGGCGCCATCCAGGAGCGGATCGACCCGGTGCAACGGCCCGTCCTGGCCGCCGGTGACTCCGACTACACCGACGAGCACATGCTGTTCTACGCCGACGCGCAGCACGGCGGCCTGCGGCTGTTCGTCGACCGCGACGCGGACTACACCGCCGGCATCCGCGAGGAGGCCGACAGTCGTGCCCAGCGGCAGAAGGAACTGAACCAGCCCCCGAAGGCCGACGAGGGCTGGCTCTTCGCCACTCCGGAGGAACTCGGCGTCGCCGACTGA
- a CDS encoding TIGR03557 family F420-dependent LLM class oxidoreductase has translation MRIGYKLFAEGYAPGEMVRQALRAEEAGFDFVEISDHFHPWLHNHGHSGFAWSILAAIAARTERVELATGVTCPFLRYHPAIIAQAAATTALLSDDRFTLGIGSGERLSEHVVGLGWPAVHHRHEMLRESLHIIRLLWSGGYHSFDGDHLALEDARVFDLPHTPPRIAVAAGGPEAARIAADHGDALFATEPRPELVRSYAEAGGAGPAYAEVPLAWAADEASALRSARQMFRFGVTGWKVMSELPNPVNFEAATAFVTEDDIAGTFGYGPDAERHLAVARNFARAGFDHLALVNAGPDPDGFLDFFTHELAEPLRELSTG, from the coding sequence ATGAGGATCGGCTACAAACTGTTCGCGGAGGGCTACGCGCCCGGGGAGATGGTCCGTCAGGCGCTGCGAGCGGAGGAAGCCGGATTCGACTTCGTCGAGATCAGCGACCACTTCCACCCGTGGCTGCACAACCACGGCCACTCCGGGTTCGCCTGGTCCATCCTGGCCGCGATCGCGGCACGCACCGAACGGGTCGAACTGGCAACCGGGGTCACCTGCCCGTTCCTGCGCTACCACCCCGCCATCATCGCCCAGGCGGCGGCAACCACGGCGCTACTGTCCGACGACCGGTTCACCCTCGGCATCGGCTCGGGGGAACGCCTCAGCGAGCACGTCGTCGGACTCGGGTGGCCCGCCGTACACCACCGCCACGAGATGCTCCGCGAATCGCTGCACATCATCCGGCTGCTGTGGTCGGGCGGCTACCACTCCTTCGACGGTGACCACCTGGCGCTGGAGGACGCCCGGGTGTTCGACCTTCCACACACCCCGCCCCGGATCGCCGTGGCGGCCGGAGGCCCCGAAGCCGCCCGCATCGCCGCCGACCACGGCGACGCCCTCTTCGCCACCGAGCCCAGGCCGGAACTGGTCCGCTCCTATGCCGAGGCCGGAGGCGCCGGACCCGCCTACGCCGAGGTCCCGCTGGCCTGGGCCGCGGACGAGGCCAGCGCACTGCGCTCGGCACGGCAGATGTTCCGTTTCGGCGTGACCGGCTGGAAGGTGATGTCCGAACTGCCCAACCCGGTGAACTTCGAGGCGGCGACCGCGTTCGTCACCGAGGACGACATCGCCGGGACGTTCGGCTACGGACCCGACGCCGAACGCCACCTGGCCGTGGCGCGCAACTTCGCCCGGGCCGGGTTCGACCATCTGGCGCTGGTCAACGCCGGACCCGACCCGGACGGTTTCCTCGACTTCTTCACCCACGAACTGGCCGAACCGCTTCGGGAGCTGTCCACCGGCTGA
- a CDS encoding CRISPR-associated endonuclease Cas3'' codes for MTSSGGSFLSTDDLSDAARQVWAKHNQDDKAWLPLRRHMADSAAVAGRLWDTWLPSQVRELISTALPGGAADARKLAVWISAVHDCGKATPAFACQVDGLADKMRREGLTMPTGRQLGEDRKLAPHGLAGHVLLRDWLVERHGWRVPDTHQLTAIVGGHHGVPPSNSAIKDLADHPELLRARGSETVWSQVQNELLDWTANECEVLDRLPQWAKVKLPQPAQVLLSALVIVSDWIASSRDYFPYTADASPTDPDRLDNAWAALKLPRPWQPVLPQESVPDLFASRFDLPSDATVRPVQEETVRAAREMRAPGMVIVEAPMGEGKPRPLSRRSRSSPHAPARAGVSSRYRPWLPETRCSGG; via the coding sequence ATGACCTCTTCCGGAGGATCTTTCCTCTCTACGGACGACCTTTCTGACGCGGCACGCCAGGTTTGGGCGAAACACAACCAGGACGACAAAGCATGGCTTCCGCTGCGGCGGCACATGGCAGATAGCGCGGCGGTAGCGGGAAGGTTGTGGGACACCTGGTTGCCGTCTCAGGTCCGTGAGCTGATCTCGACAGCTCTCCCCGGCGGTGCCGCCGACGCGCGCAAGCTCGCCGTGTGGATCTCCGCTGTCCATGACTGCGGGAAAGCTACCCCCGCCTTCGCGTGCCAAGTGGACGGACTGGCGGACAAGATGCGCAGGGAAGGTCTGACCATGCCTACCGGGAGGCAGCTTGGCGAGGACCGCAAACTGGCACCGCACGGGTTAGCGGGACACGTACTGCTGCGGGACTGGCTGGTCGAACGCCATGGTTGGCGAGTACCGGACACGCACCAGCTCACAGCAATCGTCGGTGGTCACCACGGAGTTCCTCCGTCCAACAGTGCTATCAAGGACCTGGCCGACCACCCCGAACTGTTGCGTGCGCGCGGCAGCGAAACGGTGTGGAGCCAGGTGCAGAACGAACTGCTCGACTGGACGGCGAACGAGTGCGAAGTTCTGGATCGGCTTCCCCAATGGGCGAAAGTAAAGCTTCCCCAGCCGGCTCAAGTACTGCTCTCCGCACTGGTCATCGTCAGTGACTGGATCGCCTCCTCACGCGACTACTTTCCTTATACCGCCGACGCTTCGCCCACTGACCCGGACCGACTCGATAACGCGTGGGCGGCGTTGAAACTACCTCGACCCTGGCAGCCGGTTCTCCCGCAAGAATCCGTCCCTGACCTGTTCGCGTCCCGGTTCGACCTTCCCTCTGACGCCACCGTTCGTCCGGTGCAGGAAGAGACCGTACGCGCCGCCCGGGAGATGCGCGCTCCCGGAATGGTCATAGTCGAGGCACCTATGGGGGAGGGAAAACCGAGGCCGCTCTCGCGGCGGTCGAGGTCCTCGCCGCACGCACCGGCGCGGGCGGGTGTTTCGTCGCGTTACCGACCATGGCTACCGGAAACGCGATGTTCCGGCGGCTGA
- the cas3 gene encoding CRISPR-associated helicase Cas3', whose translation MATGNAMFRRLTAWLKRLPDQRPGRVGHTVALAHAKSGLNDDYTRLAREPTYPNADIARDDPAGRDDPAGKKDKGHRRASAELVAHHWLRGRKKAMLSSFAVGTIDQLLFAGLKTRHLALRHLALAGKVVVIDEAHAYDTYMSTYLDRVLSWLSAYGVPVVVLSATLPAHRRRELAAAYTGKEGPDLTAVQTARDYPLITTVGPEQRPRIYAPTASGRRTDVELEPLNDDYATLAQRLLNELRDGGCAAVVRNTVARAHETARHLRNHFAGTGLSVEVAHARFLDLDRSENDEQLLRSFGPPDKNAESGRERAVPGRVVVATQVVEQSLDLDFDLMVTDLAPVDLMLQRMGRLHRHERGEGQCERPRPLRTARCLVTGADWNSSPPEPVRGSRTIYRPYPLLRAVAALEPHLFGAGREGTVRLPDDISVLVQQAYGEEGIGPEEWRAALEETHAGHVREQAAQEMKADTFRIAAPGKNGRGLVGWVDAGVGDADDSTTGRAQVRDSEDSLEVLVVQRRTDGVLTTVPWLSGSLGGRELPTDAVPAPYLARSVARSALRLPFPFTVSTCLDQAVSELEENYFPAWQAKECHWLAGELIMILDENCHTRLAGYGLTYSRNDGLEIHYAE comes from the coding sequence ATGGCTACCGGAAACGCGATGTTCCGGCGGCTGACCGCGTGGTTGAAACGGTTGCCGGACCAGAGACCCGGCCGTGTGGGACACACCGTCGCACTCGCCCACGCGAAGTCCGGTCTCAACGACGACTACACGAGACTCGCCCGCGAACCCACGTACCCCAACGCCGACATAGCTCGGGATGACCCTGCTGGTCGGGATGATCCCGCTGGGAAGAAAGACAAGGGACACCGGCGCGCATCCGCCGAGCTGGTCGCGCACCACTGGCTGCGCGGACGGAAGAAAGCCATGCTGTCGTCGTTCGCGGTCGGCACGATAGATCAGCTTCTTTTCGCCGGGTTGAAAACCCGACACCTCGCGCTGCGTCATCTCGCGCTCGCCGGGAAAGTCGTGGTGATCGACGAGGCACACGCCTACGACACCTACATGTCCACCTATCTGGACCGGGTGTTGTCCTGGCTCAGCGCCTACGGAGTCCCTGTCGTGGTATTGTCCGCCACCCTTCCCGCGCACCGGCGCCGGGAACTGGCAGCCGCATACACCGGCAAGGAAGGTCCCGACCTCACCGCAGTGCAAACAGCTCGGGACTATCCGCTTATCACGACGGTGGGCCCGGAACAGCGACCCCGGATTTACGCCCCCACTGCCTCCGGACGTCGTACCGATGTCGAACTGGAACCGCTCAATGACGATTACGCCACTCTCGCGCAGCGGCTTCTGAACGAACTGCGGGACGGCGGCTGTGCCGCAGTAGTACGCAATACTGTGGCTCGCGCGCACGAAACGGCACGTCACTTGCGGAATCACTTCGCGGGCACCGGACTCTCGGTAGAGGTCGCCCATGCCCGGTTTCTGGATCTGGACCGTTCCGAGAACGACGAGCAGCTGCTCAGGAGTTTCGGACCACCGGACAAGAACGCTGAATCGGGAAGAGAACGCGCCGTTCCCGGACGCGTCGTGGTCGCTACTCAGGTAGTGGAACAGTCCCTGGACCTCGACTTCGACCTAATGGTCACCGACCTCGCCCCTGTTGACCTGATGCTCCAGCGCATGGGGCGGCTCCACCGACATGAGCGAGGTGAGGGGCAGTGCGAGCGCCCCCGCCCACTGCGTACCGCCCGGTGCCTCGTCACCGGTGCCGATTGGAACAGCAGTCCTCCAGAGCCGGTTCGCGGTTCACGCACCATCTACCGGCCCTACCCGCTGCTGCGGGCCGTGGCGGCACTGGAACCCCACTTGTTCGGAGCTGGTCGTGAGGGAACCGTCCGCCTGCCCGACGACATCAGTGTCCTCGTCCAACAGGCCTACGGGGAGGAGGGAATCGGCCCCGAGGAATGGCGCGCCGCGCTGGAGGAGACACACGCCGGACACGTCCGCGAGCAGGCGGCGCAGGAGATGAAAGCCGACACGTTCCGGATCGCCGCTCCCGGAAAGAACGGGCGCGGTCTCGTGGGGTGGGTGGACGCTGGTGTGGGCGACGCGGATGACAGCACCACCGGACGAGCACAGGTCCGCGACAGCGAGGACAGCCTCGAGGTGCTTGTGGTGCAGCGTCGGACTGACGGTGTCCTGACCACTGTGCCCTGGCTGTCCGGTTCGCTGGGTGGCCGGGAGCTTCCGACGGACGCTGTTCCCGCCCCCTACCTCGCCAGGAGCGTCGCGCGTTCCGCGCTGCGGCTCCCGTTCCCGTTCACTGTCTCAACCTGTCTCGACCAGGCCGTATCCGAACTCGAGGAGAACTACTTCCCCGCCTGGCAGGCCAAAGAGTGCCACTGGCTGGCGGGAGAGCTGATCATGATCCTGGACGAGAACTGTCACACCCGCCTGGCAGGCTACGGACTCACCTACTCCCGAAACGACGGTCTCGAGATTCACTATGCCGAATGA